ATGAATTTGTTAAAGAATTGGCTAAACCAGCATCTGTTGTATGGATTACTGCAAATGAATTTGTTCTTTTAACGGATGACGGATTGGTAGTATTTCCAGGTAAAGTATCGGCAGATATGGATTTCGATGAACATTTAGTAGCTAAAGAGGAATTCAATTATCAAGACAAAGATGTTTTATATAAGGTGGATGGTTTAACTGTTGTGCAAAAAGACGACCATGTTTATATTGTAAAGTAATAGAAAATGATGAGATTTTTTTAATAAAAAGCTTATCTTACTACTTGACAAAACGCAAAACTAACGGTAATGTATACGTAAAGTTAATAGCTATTCGATAACGTAGACAAGTAGTTTATCCACCATTATTAGAGAGTAACTTCGTGGCTGAAAGAGTTACAACTGGACTAAATGAAGACACTATTGAGAAGAATAATGCAAAGTTATTCCGTTCACTGCGATAAAGTGTTGAGATAATGATTGCGGTTTATACCGTATTCCATTATAAAAATAGGTGGTACCACGTTAGACATTGACGTCCTAGAGTTTATATGACTCTAGGACGATTTTTTTGATAATAACAGCTGGCTAGTATTTCCACCAAATTTTACGCATAACAGGAATTTATAGATGGAGGCAACAAATAGATGATTAAAAAGATGAAAGGGACAGAAGATATTCTGCCTAAAGATAGTTATAAATGGCAATATATAGAAGATACGATTCGTGCCATTTTCGATACGTATCAAGTGAAAGAGATTCGGACACCGATTTTTGAAGCGAAAGAATTATTTGCACGCTCTGTCGGTGATACTACGGATATCGTTTCAAAAGAAATGTATGATTTTAAAGACAAAGGTGACCGTGATATTGTGTTACGTCCAGAAGGTACAGCTGCTATTGTTCGTGCCTATGTGGAGCACAAATTATTTGGACCTGAGTATCCGCAACCATTGAAATTGTATTATATGGGACCGATGTTTCGTTATGAACGTCCACAAGCCGGTCGCCAACGTCAATTTCATCAAGTGGGGATGGAAGTATTTGGCAGTACCAATCCAGCGACCGATGTAGAAGTGATTGCATTAGCATGGGATATTTTACAAGAATTAGAGATTAATAATGTAACATTGTACTTAAATTCTTTAGGTAAGCCTGAAGACCGTTTGAAATATCGACAAGCACTGGTTGATTATTTTACACCATTACAAAACCAATTAAGTGAAGATTCCAAACGTCGTCTACAAGACAATCCTCTGCGTATTTTAGACAGTAAGGCAAAAGAAGATAAAGCATTAGTGGCGGATGCGCCAAGTATTTTAGATTACTTAAATGACGAAAGTCAGGCGCATTTTGAAGCGGTTAAAGCGATGTTAACTGCACTTAATATTCCGTTTAAAGTGAATCCACTGATTGTTCGTGGACTCGATTATTATCAAGATACGATTTTTGAGATTATGGTGGATGATGCGTCAACGGGCTCACAATCAACAATTGTAGGCGGCGGACGCTATGATGGATTAGTCGAGCAATTAGGTGGTCCGCAAACTCCAGGCTTCGGTTTTGGCTTAGGCATGGAGCGCTTATTGTTACTACTCGAACAACAAACCGTTGAAATACCAGCTGAAGAACCGACGGACTTATTTGTCTTAAGCATGGGTGAGGCAGTCAATCTAACGGCATTACAAATTGTACAAGCAGCACGCCAAGCCGGTTATATCGCAGAGCGTGACTACTTAGGACGCAGTTTAAAATCACAATTTAAAACAGCAGATAAGTTACAAGCACAATTAACCGTAACCTTAGGTGAAGATGAATTAGCCTCAGGTAAAGTAATTGTAAAAAATAAAGCGTTGAATAAACAAGAAGAAATCGCAATTGAGGATTTAGTAAATAATTTTGAACATTATTATCGTCAATTAACAATGGACACCTCAACAATCGATAAATATTTTAACTAAAACATAGTGCGAGCGAGGCTGTTCTGACTTGAACCACTGGAAGAAAAGCCTGGAGTGCGAGTAGCGCACAGAGGGATTTTCTGAAGTGGACGTCAAGTCAAGCCAAGCGAGCCAGAATAACATATAGTGCGAGCGCGGGCGTTCAGCCTCGAACCACTGGAGAAAGCCAACGGAATGCGAGAAACGCATGGAGGCGGCTTTTGAAGTGGATGTCGAGGCTGCCCAAGCGAGCCGGAATAACCAGATAGGAGTAATAAAAGAATGAAAAGAACAGTATATGCCGGATTAGTCAGTGATGCGCTAGTCGGACAAGAAATTACATTAAAAGGTTGGGTACAAAAACGTCGTGACTTAGGTGGCGTTATCTTTATTGATTTACGTGACCGTGAAGGTTTTTGTCAAGTTGTCTTTAACGCTGAGTATTTAACAGCGGAAGCGATGAATGAAGCAGACCACTTACGTAGTGAATACGTTGTGGAAGTAACAGGTGTTTTAAATCGACGAGTTGCTGAGCAAGTGAATCCTAACATTCCGACCGGTCACTTTGAGTTAATGGCAAGTTCATTAACAGTATTAGCAAAAGCAAAAACACCACCGATTTATATTGAAGAAGAATTGGATGTTGATGAAGAGGTTCGTTTACGTCACCGCTTTTTAGATTTGCGCCGTCCGAATATGTTTGCGAATTTACGTTTACGCCACCAAGTGACACAAACAATTCGTGAGTACTTAAATGGTGAAGGTTTCTTAGATGTTGAAACACCGTATTTAACAAAATCAACTCCAGAAGGGGCACGTGACTATTTAGTACCTACACGCCGTGAGGCAGGAAAATTCTATGCGTTACCACAATCACCACAAATACTTAAGCAATTATTAATGGGTGCCGGTATTGACCGTTATTACCAAATTGTTCGTTGTTTCCGTGACGAAGATTTACGTGGTGACCGTCAACCAGAATTTACTCAAGTAGACTTAGAAACAAGCTTCTTGACACAAGAGGAAGTACAAGGCTTAGTCGAAGAAATGTTAAAACGTGTTGTAAAAGCAACCAAAGGGTATGAAATTACTGAAGCCTTTCCTACTTTAACGTATGCGACTGCAATGGCAGAATATGGTGTGGATAAACCAGATATTCGTTTTGAAATGAAATTAGTTGATTTATCTGAATTTGCCGGGCAATCTGAATTTGGTGTCTTTAAATCAACGATTGAAGCGGGCGGACAAGTGAAGGCTATCAACCTAAAAGGATTAGCTGACGCATATACCCGTAAGACAGCTGACGAGTTAATTGAAGTAGTAAAACCTTATGGTGCAAAAGGTCTAGCATGGTTAAAAGTAACAGACGAAGGATTCAATGGGCCTATTGCTAAATTCTTTGCGGATGAAGCAAGCTATCAAGCGATTGCAGAACCATTAGCGGCACAAGCGGGTGATATTATATTCTTTGTTGCTGACCAACCAAATGTAGTTGCAGCATCATTAGGTGAGTTGCGTGTTCACTTAGCAAAAAAACATCAGTTATTTGATGAAGATGAACTCGCATTTGTATGGATTACTGATTGGCCATTGCTTGAATATGACGAAGAAGCTGGTCGTTATGTTGCTATGCACCATCCATTTACCGCACCGCAAAATATGGATATTGAAGCATTAAAAGCAAATCCAGCGACTACATTAGCCCAAGCTTATGATATTGTATTAAATGGTTATGAAATCGGTGGTGGTAGTATTCGTATTTTCACGCGTGAAATGCAAGAACAAATGTTTGAATTATTAGGCTTTACACCGGAAGAAGCAAAAAATCAATTTGGCTTCTTAATGGATGCATTTGAATATGGCTTCCCACCACACGGAGGCTTGGCACTAGGTTTAGATCGATTAGTCATGATATTAGCCAAAGAGCCAAATATACGTGAAGTTATTGCCTTTCCTAAAACAGGACGTGGCATAGACTTATTGTCACAAGCTCCAAGCTATGTAGCCCAAGACCAAGTTCGTGAATTACACATACGCATTCACGAATAATAGTTAGTGCAACTCGGAGTGCTCTGAAATAAACCGCTAAAAAGAAAGTGTGAGTAAGGGCATTTAACGTGCATGACTGTAGATAGTTAATGACGTGCGAATAATGACTAGAGGCGACATCAAAAAAATAGATGTCAAGCCTGTCTCAGTAAGAGGTAACACATAGTGCGAGAGCAGGCGTTCTGCCTCGGACCACTGGAATAAAATACTGTCGTGAGCGAAGCATACAAAGGGATTTTGTAAAGTGGAAGCCGAGGCAGCCTGACCGAGCCAAAACACATAGTGCGAGAGCAGGCGTTCTGCCTCGGACCACTGGAGCAAAATACCGTCGTGAGCGAAGCGCACAAAGGGATTTTGTGAAGTGGACGCTGAGGCAGCCTGACCGAGCCAAAATAAGAGGAGGAAGAGATGTATTTAGGTTCACATGTGTCGATGAGCGGCAAGGATATGTTATTAGGGTCAGCTAAAGAAGCTGCTTCATATGGTGCCAATATCTTTATGATGTATACAGGCGCACCACAAAATACACGGCGAAAAGATGTTTCAACCTTTCGTATTGAAGAAGCAAAAGCGTTTATGGCAGAAAATGGTATTGAATTTTTTACTGTTCACGCACCTTATATCGTTAACTTAGCAAATACGACAAAAGAAGGATATTTTGACTTTGCGGTCGAATTTTTAAGACAAGAAATTGAACGTGTTGAAGCCGTAGGTGCCCACCAAGTCACACTGCATCCTGGCAGTCATGTTGGGGCTGGTGTGGATGTGGGAATCAATCAGATTATTGCCGGTCTAAATGAAGTTTTACGAGCAGACCAACAGCCACAAATTGCTTTAGAGACAATGGCAGGTAAAGGGACTGAATTGGGTCGCACATTTGAAGAGATTGCACGCATGATTGATGGTGTGACGCATAATGAAAAGTTATCAGTGACTTTTGATACTTGCCATGTGTATGATGCGGGTTACGATATTGTTAATGATTTTGACGGTGTTCTTAATGAATTTGATAAAATAATTGGCTTAGACCGGTTAAAAGTATTGCATATTAATGATTCAAAAAATCCATTTAATAGTCACAAAGACCGTCACGCAAATATTGGACAAGGTTCCATTGGTTTTGATACTTTAAATAAAATTGTCCACCACCCACAATTAATGTCTATTCCTAAAATTTTGGAAACACCGTGGGTAGCATTGCCTGATAATCCTAAAAATAAAGTTGCGCCGTATAAACAAGAAATCGCAATGTTACGTAGCGGTCAGTATAATGAGCATTTGATGGAAGAAATTTTAGAGCAGAAATAATAGGTTTTTCAATCTATTATGGGTTCCTAGAAGCTGTCGGAGCCCTCCCCATTCCCCTGAAAAAAGAACTCAGACAGATGTTTGAGTTCTTTTTTTGAACGTTGAGGTCAAACAGAGGTTGAGCATGAGTATTTTGTCTCTAACAATAGGAGCGCAATGTGGGAGATGAATGCTTTGTATTGCATGGCTGTAGCTTAATGCTTGGAGTTTATCAGCACTCAATACAGTTTGCGAAGTGGCTATCAAGACACGCCAAGCGAATCAGTATTTACTAGGAAGTTATAATTAATTTCGTGGATGAAATTTTTCAAAAGTACTTGACCTGTCCATTAGGGGCGATGATAGGATAGAGTCAAGGGAGGTGAAACTCATGTTGAGACATGAAGTGCAAAGTAAAACTGGCTTGACCCGAAAGGCAATAGAGTATTATGAGGACAAAGGCTTAATTTCACCACATAAATCAGAAAATGGTTATAGAGAGTATAGTGAAGAGGATTTGAACCAATTGACGAAAATAGCAATGTTTAGAAAATTAGGTCTAGATGTAGCTGAAATCAAAGAATGTTTAACTACCAATGACAAGACTTTAGCGGTAATCTTAAGGGAAAAAGAATATCGACTGAGTATTGAGCAGCATAGGGCAGAAGTATTAGCATTAATTGTACAAGGGGAAAATCAATTAATAATCAATCAAAAATTGGCGTTAATTGAAACGCAAGAAACCGTTTATGAAAGTTTATTACGTGCTTTTCCAGGTTATTTTGGACAATTACTTTTTGCTGCATACGAACCATTTTTAAACCAACCGCTGACTCCAGAAGGGGAAGCGGCGTATCGTAAATATATTGCGTATTTAGATAGTCTTCCATCATTCTCTTTAAGTAAAGATGAACAGGAATATGTAGAAGAAGTTAGTTCTAAAATTGATAGGAAAATGCTAAAAGATGTAAATAGGTCTAAAATAGATGCAGTTGAAAACGCACATGATTGGCTAATGAAAAACCAGGAGGCAATGAATCAATACCAGCCTATTTGAAGAGTAATGATTATTTGAACAGTCCAATGAAAACATCCAAGAGAAGTTACTTACATATATGCAGCAGAATAACTATTATGAAAGAGCGATTCCGTTGATTCGACAATTTAGCCAACCATATGATGATTATTATAAAAAGTTATTACAAGCAGATGAACAGTATAAGCAAACGCTAATGTGATGAAAGATAGGGCCAAGATAGTTAATACTTGGCTCTATTTGTGTATCTATTTGTTGCCGTGAACAATCTATTATTGTCGAAATATTTCCCTGTAAGTTACAATGGAATAAAAACTTATTTTGAAGAAGTCTATCCTGAAGTATTTAATGAAAATATTTGTGTATTAGCAGTGGACTCGTTACGAACATTTTATGAGATAATTCCAATACTGCATAGACAAGCAAATAGAGTGAATGGAATTTTTCCAACGAAGTATTATGATGATGTATATAAAATGATTCATACAGATACTAAAGAAGCAAGCTTTACAGATTTAGATTTGTTACAATCAGTTATTGATGTAAAAAAATTTTATGCCAGCAATTGGGCAAAATGCGATGAAATTATGCAAGGGAAGCTGAAATTAATTCCATCTGAGGAATCTGTAGAGTTATTTAAACAAGATTACGAAAGTATGAAAAATATGCTCTTTGGTGGAAAAACACCCTTTGATACTATTATTAGTGCTATCAAGAAATATGAAAAAGAGTTGAATGGAGCCATCCAGACTAGATAAATGTATATAGGTAAAAGCCATCTGTTAATTTGACAGATGACTTTTTCTTTTAATCGTTCTGTCAGATATGATGGTCAAGATTTATTGTGTAATTCCTACCGTTGGTCTACAACATCGTGCATTGTGAATGTATAGGATATATTTAAATATTTCGACGGTTTATTCTTTTTAAGAGCTTTCTTATTAAAAAAACTCAAAATACTGGAAACATTTACAAAAAAACTGTTGACAAATTAAATCGGATACATTATCATAAGTGTGTAAGTTAGTTTATGAGACAAACTAACTAGTAAGATGATAAAAATTAAGGAGTGTTTTAGACATGAGTTATTTCCCAAATATTGAAAAAAT
The genomic region above belongs to Aerococcaceae bacterium zg-1292 and contains:
- a CDS encoding histidine--tRNA ligase, which translates into the protein MIKKMKGTEDILPKDSYKWQYIEDTIRAIFDTYQVKEIRTPIFEAKELFARSVGDTTDIVSKEMYDFKDKGDRDIVLRPEGTAAIVRAYVEHKLFGPEYPQPLKLYYMGPMFRYERPQAGRQRQFHQVGMEVFGSTNPATDVEVIALAWDILQELEINNVTLYLNSLGKPEDRLKYRQALVDYFTPLQNQLSEDSKRRLQDNPLRILDSKAKEDKALVADAPSILDYLNDESQAHFEAVKAMLTALNIPFKVNPLIVRGLDYYQDTIFEIMVDDASTGSQSTIVGGGRYDGLVEQLGGPQTPGFGFGLGMERLLLLLEQQTVEIPAEEPTDLFVLSMGEAVNLTALQIVQAARQAGYIAERDYLGRSLKSQFKTADKLQAQLTVTLGEDELASGKVIVKNKALNKQEEIAIEDLVNNFEHYYRQLTMDTSTIDKYFN
- a CDS encoding deoxyribonuclease IV; translation: MYLGSHVSMSGKDMLLGSAKEAASYGANIFMMYTGAPQNTRRKDVSTFRIEEAKAFMAENGIEFFTVHAPYIVNLANTTKEGYFDFAVEFLRQEIERVEAVGAHQVTLHPGSHVGAGVDVGINQIIAGLNEVLRADQQPQIALETMAGKGTELGRTFEEIARMIDGVTHNEKLSVTFDTCHVYDAGYDIVNDFDGVLNEFDKIIGLDRLKVLHINDSKNPFNSHKDRHANIGQGSIGFDTLNKIVHHPQLMSIPKILETPWVALPDNPKNKVAPYKQEIAMLRSGQYNEHLMEEILEQK
- the aspS gene encoding aspartate--tRNA ligase; the encoded protein is MKRTVYAGLVSDALVGQEITLKGWVQKRRDLGGVIFIDLRDREGFCQVVFNAEYLTAEAMNEADHLRSEYVVEVTGVLNRRVAEQVNPNIPTGHFELMASSLTVLAKAKTPPIYIEEELDVDEEVRLRHRFLDLRRPNMFANLRLRHQVTQTIREYLNGEGFLDVETPYLTKSTPEGARDYLVPTRREAGKFYALPQSPQILKQLLMGAGIDRYYQIVRCFRDEDLRGDRQPEFTQVDLETSFLTQEEVQGLVEEMLKRVVKATKGYEITEAFPTLTYATAMAEYGVDKPDIRFEMKLVDLSEFAGQSEFGVFKSTIEAGGQVKAINLKGLADAYTRKTADELIEVVKPYGAKGLAWLKVTDEGFNGPIAKFFADEASYQAIAEPLAAQAGDIIFFVADQPNVVAASLGELRVHLAKKHQLFDEDELAFVWITDWPLLEYDEEAGRYVAMHHPFTAPQNMDIEALKANPATTLAQAYDIVLNGYEIGGGSIRIFTREMQEQMFELLGFTPEEAKNQFGFLMDAFEYGFPPHGGLALGLDRLVMILAKEPNIREVIAFPKTGRGIDLLSQAPSYVAQDQVRELHIRIHE